A genomic window from Mustela erminea isolate mMusErm1 chromosome 16, mMusErm1.Pri, whole genome shotgun sequence includes:
- the FZD6 gene encoding frizzled-6, with protein MEMLAFLWICVFPPFIRGHSLFTCEPITVPRCMKMAYNMTFFPNLMRHYDQSTAAVKMEPFLPLANLECSPNIETFLCKAFVPACTEQINVVPPCRNFCEKVYSDCKKLIDTFGMRWPEELECDRLQYCDETVPVTFDPHTQFLGPQKKTEEVQRDIGFWCPRHLKTSGGQGYKFLGIDQCAPPCPNMYFKSDELEFAKSFIGIVSIFCLCATLFTFLTFLIDVKRFRYPERPIIYYSVCYSIVSLMYFIGFLLGDRTACNKADEKLELGDTVVLGSQNKACTVLFMFLYFFTMAGTVWWVILTITWFLAAGRKWSCEAIEQKAVWFHAVAWGIPGFLTVMLLAMNKVEGDNISGVCFVGLYDLDASRYFVLLPLCLCVFVGLSLLLAGIISLNHVRQVIQHDGRNQEKLKKFMIRIGVFSGLYLVPLVILLGCYVYEQVNRVTWEITWVSDHCRQYHIPCPYQAKTETRPELALFMIKYLMTLIVGISAVFWVGSKKTCTEWAGFFKRNRKRDPISESRRVLQESCEFFLKHNSKVKHKKKHYKPSSHKLKVISKSMGTSTGATANHGTSSVAITNHDYLGQETLTEIPTSPETSVREVRADGASTPGSREHDCGEPASPAASSSKLCGEQADRKGWAGNGTDKISVSESTRSEGRLSPKSDVPEPGPVQNSSSQAPGSSEPGSPRGSASLLVHSASGGRKEQGHGSHSDT; from the exons CCTTTTCTTCCTCTGGCAAATTTGGAATGCTCACCAAACATCGAAACTTTCCTTTGCAAAGCTTTTGTACCAGCTTGCACGGAACAAATTAATGTGGTTCCACCTTGTCGTAACTTTTGTGAGAAAGTATATTCTGATTGCAAAAAATTAATTGATACTTTTGGTATGCGATGGCCTGAGGAACTTGAATGTGACAG ATTGCAGTACTGTGATGAGACCGTTCCTGTAACTTTTGATCCACACACACAGTTTCTTGGtcctcagaagaaaacagaggaagttCAAAGAGACATTGGATTTTGGTGTCCCAGGCATCTGAAGACTTCTGGGGGACAAGGCTATAAGTTTCTGGGAATTGACCAGTGCGCACCTCCATGCcctaacatgtattttaaaagtgatgAGCTAGAGTTTGCAAAAAGTTTTATCGGGATAGTTTCAATATTTTGTCTCTGTGCAACTCTGTTCACATTCCTTACTTTCTTAATTGATGTTAAAAGATTCAGATACCCAGAAAGACCAATTATATATTACTCTGTCTGCTACAGCATCGTGTCCCTGATGTACTTCATCGGATTCTTGTTAGGCGACCGCACAGCCTGCAACAAGGCAGATGAGAAGCTAGAGCTCGGGGACACGGTAGTTCTGGGCTCTCAGAATAAGGCTTGCACGgttctgtttatgtttttgtattttttcacaaTGGCCGGCACGGTGTGGTGGGTGATTCTTACCATTACGTGGTTCCTAGCGGCAGGACGAAAATGGAGTTGTGAAGCCATTGAACAAAAAGCGGTGTGGTTTCATGCCGTGGCGTGGGGGATACCGGGTTTTCTGACTGTTATGCTTCTTGCTATGAACAAAGTCGAAGGAGACAACATTAGCGGTGTTTGCTTCGTCGGCCTTTATGACCTGGATGCGTCTCGCTACTTCGTgctcctgcctctgtgcctttgtgTGTTTGTCGGGCTGTCTCTTCTTCTAGCTGGCATTATTTCCTTAAATCACGTTCGGCAAGTTATACAACATGATGGCCGGAACCAggagaaactaaagaaatttaTGATTCGAATTGGAGTCTTTAGTGGCCTGTATCTTGTGCCCCTCGTGATACTTCTGGGGTGTTACGTCTATGAGCAAGTGAACAGGGTCACCTGGGAGATAACTTGGGTCTCCGACCACTGTCGTCAGTACCACATCCCGTGCCCTTACCAG GCAAAAACAGAAACTCGACCAGAATTGGctttatttatgataaaatatcTGATGACATTAATTGTTGGCATCTCTGCTGTCTTCTGGGTTGGAAGCAAAAAGACATGCACGGAATGGGCTGGGTTTTTTAAACGAAATCGTAAGAGAGA TCCAATCAGTGAAAGTCGAAGAGTTCTACAGGAGTCATGTGAGTTCTTCTTAAAGCACAATTCTAAAGTCAAACACAAAAAGAAGCACTACAAGCCCAGTTCGCATAAGCTGAAGGTCATTTCCAAATCCATGGGAACCAGCACAGGCGCTACTGCCAATCACGGCACTTCCTCAGTGGCTATCACTAACCACGATTACTTAGGACAAGAAACTTTGACAGAAATACCAACCTCCCCAGAAACATCAGTGAGAGAGGTGAGAGCAGACGGAGCGAGCACCCCCGGATCCAGAGAACACGACTGTGGGGAGCCGGCCTCCCCAGCAGCATCCAGCTCCAAACTCTGTGGGGAACAGGCCGACAGGAAGGGCTGGGCAGGCAACGGGACAGATAAGATCAGCGTATCAGAAAGTACGAGGAGTGAAGGAAG GCTCTCTCCAAAAAGTGATGTCCCCGAGCCTGGCCCAGTGCAGAACAGCAGCTCACAGGCCCCAGGTTCCTCGGAGCCGGGCAGCCCAAGAGGCTCTGCCTCCCTGCTCGTTCACTCGGCTTCCGGGGGCAGGAAAGAGCAGGGCCATGGCAGTCACTCGGATACGTGA